From Desulfatiglans anilini DSM 4660, one genomic window encodes:
- a CDS encoding tetratricopeptide repeat protein, whose amino-acid sequence MLWKTTVFGGEISWIQVEERTAEKAVIGIEGDCRSYRVFGSTEPARLVIDFEAARAGRALPEAISLDECPVSNIKATHVEKGLRVLLFSAHPDRLFKFEIMEERSRLKVVCTGSGGVGAETASAKRTPSLRQPPERDLAPGRADSCNKEKVTLDFFKTDLHNVFRLFSEISGKNIIVDEGVKGELSLSLKEVPWDMAMEIILEANDLIKEEMESIFIIRPKPEEKEDGEGILVVRGVADGSLDAFHRLKKERDRRRDVVSLVVEARDAERNERIDQALLSYQRAFLLMKENSTILKENIHVLKRMAYLYSTLGNAAKGRYFAAEALKLDPEDARMALYAAVASAKLGNSEEARLFFDIATGNGHLLVPEAFYDYGVFLEEAGKLTAALAWFQKYEDLFGPSTESSLAIARSCEALGNVSEACQKYREISQGEGPADKRESDFVRGKLETLCRHQRGLK is encoded by the coding sequence ATGCTTTGGAAGACCACGGTGTTTGGCGGGGAGATCTCGTGGATTCAGGTGGAGGAGAGAACAGCCGAAAAGGCGGTGATCGGGATCGAAGGGGATTGCCGTTCGTATCGGGTGTTCGGAAGCACCGAGCCGGCGCGTCTGGTCATCGATTTCGAAGCGGCTCGAGCGGGCAGGGCGCTGCCGGAAGCCATTTCTCTGGACGAATGTCCGGTATCGAACATCAAGGCCACCCATGTGGAAAAAGGTTTGCGTGTGCTGCTCTTTTCTGCGCACCCGGACCGGCTTTTCAAGTTCGAAATCATGGAGGAGAGAAGCCGGTTGAAAGTCGTCTGCACCGGATCCGGCGGCGTGGGGGCTGAAACGGCGTCGGCAAAGCGGACACCGTCTCTTAGACAGCCTCCTGAACGGGATCTAGCCCCCGGCCGGGCGGACTCCTGCAATAAAGAAAAAGTGACCCTCGATTTCTTCAAAACGGATCTGCATAACGTTTTCAGACTCTTTTCGGAGATCAGTGGAAAAAACATCATTGTCGATGAAGGGGTGAAAGGCGAACTATCGTTGTCTTTGAAAGAGGTTCCTTGGGATATGGCGATGGAGATCATCCTCGAGGCCAATGATCTCATAAAGGAGGAGATGGAAAGCATTTTTATCATCCGCCCTAAACCCGAAGAGAAAGAGGACGGTGAGGGAATCCTTGTTGTGCGCGGGGTGGCGGACGGATCGTTAGACGCATTCCATCGCTTGAAGAAGGAAAGGGATCGCCGCCGGGATGTGGTCAGCCTGGTTGTGGAGGCCCGCGATGCGGAGCGGAACGAGAGAATCGATCAAGCGCTGCTCTCTTATCAGCGGGCGTTCCTCCTGATGAAAGAGAATTCAACCATCCTCAAGGAAAACATCCATGTTTTGAAGAGAATGGCCTATCTTTATTCTACCCTCGGAAACGCGGCGAAGGGGCGTTATTTTGCGGCAGAAGCCCTGAAGCTGGATCCGGAAGACGCCAGGATGGCCCTTTATGCGGCAGTTGCTTCGGCGAAGCTTGGGAATAGCGAAGAGGCCCGATTGTTTTTCGATATTGCAACCGGGAACGGTCATCTTCTTGTTCCGGAAGCCTTTTACGATTACGGCGTGTTTCTGGAGGAAGCAGGAAAACTGACCGCTGCGCTCGCCTGGTTTCAGAAATACGAAGATCTCTTCGGTCCTTCGACAGAAAGCAGCCTCGCCATTGCGCGGTCGTGTGAGGCGTTGGGAAACGTGTCGGAAGCATGCCAAAAGTACAGGGAGATCAGCCAGGGCGAAGGTCCGGCGGACAAGCGCGAGTCCGACTTCGTACGGGGTAAATTGGAGACCTTGTGCCGCCACCAGAGGGGATTGAAATGA